Within Pirellulales bacterium, the genomic segment ATTTGATCCCGATGGAAACTTTCTCTTGGCATGCCGTTGAGACGAGGCCCATGCCGGCCGTCATCTGCCGGGGGCCGACCATTCCCGGGACCGAAGCGAATCGATTCGGCATTGAACTTCCGCCACAGGGTCTGAAACTTTTCAGAGTCCGACATCCCTTCGAGTTGCTTGCGTTCATTTTCAGGAAGGTCTCGGACCAATTGCTGCCAGCGAACGCTTCCACGCCTTCCGCTTAACGCTGGGCCGAAACCGCGCGAGGTCAATTCGCGGACATAAGCACCAGACCGGATCGACTCGCCCAGGAGGCGCAGCCGCTGTTTGTTGTCGGCATTGAGTTGCTTTCGAAGCGATGAATCTGGCGAAAGCTGGCTGATAAATAGTGGAACATCTTCTTCGGTAATCAGTGGTACAAGCACATCGGCATTTCCCATCGCGTCCCAGGCCAAACGACCGAAGTATCGCCGCCGATCGTGGTCATCGCTACCTTTCATTTTGCTCAGAGCTTGTTGCGTCGATAGCGGCAACGACTTCAATAATTCCTGCTCGTGTCGCTTGGCAAATTCTTGCAAGGCGTTCAAGCGATTGCCGCCGAAGAACCACTGCTCGCGATCGTGCTTGATTCGCTCGATTTCCGCCATTTTTTTCTGGATCGGCAAATCTTCGAGCGCGCCGCGCTGCGCCGTCGATAGCATCGAAAGCCAGTCGTTGTATCGCTGCATGATACGAGCTAATTGCTCACGATTTCCCGCTCGGTTCAATTCGCTGTCGAGCAGCCGCAGCGAATCCTGTTCCGCTAAGGGAAGCGATAAAAACCGCTCGAAGCTGCGACGCAGTTCGAGCTTGGCTTCCGGCGAGGAGATATTGTCTTGAAGCCATTGGCGACGATTATCAATGGAACTAGGGACCGCAATGAGTGGCTTTTCCGGTTCAGGTCGCAAATCGTTGCGATCCCGGGGGAATCCGCCGAACGGCCGGCTATGAACGCGAAGCGATGCTTCGGTTGGGAAAACGTTGGCCACGTCGAGCTGGCGCAATAGTTCGACGCTTCCCACCGAATGATAAAGCTCGAAGTTTGCCACGACGGGCAGATCGCGCAGCAAGGCGTCGTTATTCTTAGGCATCGCGACGCTCACGGCTGTAAACCCGACGCCCGCGGCCAACAGCGCGATCACCGCCGCAGCCAACCAACGCATTTGTCGCCTCGACGGCTCGGCAGCGACAGCCTGGGCGATGTCTTCTTCGGTCGAAAGCGCCACCATTTCGACCGTGCTGCGGGTAAAATTCTCGTCGACCGCTGCGCGCGGAAGTCGATCGAGCAGATCCCACGAGGAGGCTAATTGGTTCAACCTTCGACGTGCGCGCTGATCGTCCGCGAGCATGTCTTCGACTTGCCTCGCCTCGGCTGGCGGGAGTTCGCCGTCGAGATATGCCGTGAGCTGTTCGTCGAGTTGATCGCTGTTGATTGGAAGGTTGGGCATGATGGTTGGCTAGCTACGAGCAATGCGCATTGAGCAGGAGAACTCATGTCCGCCGATCATTGATCACAACTCGGAGTTCAGAGCTTTTCCCCTCGTTCCAAATACGGCTCAAGCACCGCCCGCAAGTTCCCGCGCGCTCGCGACAAGAGCGACTTCACTGCTTGCGGAGTCATCTTCATGGCTTCGGCAATATCGTCGTAGTTCATGTTTTCAAACTTACTCAGGAGCACGGCCATCCGTTGGCGTTCGTTAAGTGTGCCGACGGCTTCGCGGACTATTTCGCGCATCTCGGCCTTGTCCAACTGTCGTCCCGGCATGAATGCACTGGCTGCGACCGCCATTTGTTCGAGGCCAAATGCGCCGGTCGAGTCGCCAGTCTTACCTTTCCAATGGACTTCATGTCGCCGTGCCTGACTGCGAAGCGCATTGGAAGCCACATTGTTGGCAATCGTAAATAGCCACGTCGAAAACTGCGCCCCCGGCACGTAGCGCTTTCGCGACCGGTAAACTCGCAGAAATACGTCTTGGGTAAGGTCTTCGGCCAGGTCGCGCCGGCCGACGAGATGCTCGAGCACCGTAACTAAGCGGTTTTGGTAACGCAGCACCAACTCATCAAAGGCAGCCGCCTTGTCGTCGCGCACTTCCAGCATCAGTCGCACATCGGGATCGTGCAACGTATATCTCTGCGCGGAAGATTCGCTAATCGCCAAGGGAACGAACCTGACTTGCGCGGATCGAGGCAAGAAATCCTACTCTTATCTCGTAAGTTTAAGGATCGCGACCGGCCGAAACCAGCGCTCAAACGTCTCTGGATTAATAAACCCCGATCGAGCGACGAGGTTTTCCGCATAATTCGATTGGAGGAAATGTTCGATGCGGGAGCTTCTTGGCTGGCTAAGTCCGGGATTTTTACTAGCCCTCTCGAGTAGGGTAAGACTTTCGGCCTCAGTGGGCTTCCGTACCGGTCGGTGCCAACAAATCCCCGCAAGCGAAATCAACACTTCGGAAGCAGTATGACATGGAAACCCACCATAACAGCAAATGACGAAGTCGGAAAACGCCGCACAGCAGTTTCCACCGTTCCCTTGGTCACCACGTTGGCCTTACGTCGAATCGTGCCTAACGTGAAATGGCAATTTGCCCAGAAACTCCCCAGATGAACGTTGACACCTCTTGAAGCAATTCTAAAATTGTCGGTTTGGCTTCCGACGGCCGCAGTTCCTGGGGATGCGGCCGGAAATTTGGCGCGAGGCTAGAGTGCCGCGGACTATCGCGGATGATTACGGATTGGAATCGATCGCAATCGTGGTCTTGAAATTCCATCCGCGACCATCCGCGACCATCCGCGGTTTTTTCGTTGCCGATCGCTCAATCGTCGTTTTCAAGGATCCTTGCCAGTGACCGTCGAAAAGCACCAGCAACACGCGATGGAAAAGGCTGATGTGCTGATCGAGGCCCTCGGCTGGATTCGACGGTTCCGCGACAAAGTGACCGTCATCAAGCTCGGCGGCAGTGTCATGGAGGACGAGCGGGCATTGTACCACCTCTTGATCGACATCGTCTTCATGGAAACCGTTGGCATGCGACCGGTGGTCGTCCACGGTGGCGGAGCGAAGATCGACAGGGCCATGGCGGAAGCTGGGCTGACACCGCGAAAAATTCAGGGCCGCAGGTACACCGACGATGCTACTCTGGCGATCGTCGAGCAAGTGTTGGCATACGAAACGTGCGAAAACATTGCTGCGAAGATTGAAGAATTCGGCGGCCGGGCGATGCCGCTAAATTTCCGCAGTACCAATGTCTTGTTCGGCGAGCGACTGACGATCAAAGACGCGGAAGGCCATGACATAGATTTGGGTCATGTCGGCACAGTGACACGGGTCGATCGCACGACGATTGAGAACCTGTGCTACGCCGGCCAAGTTCCCGTGATCCCTTCGATGTGTCTCGGCATCAATGGCGAAAAGTTCAATGTGAACGCCGACACGGCCGCCACGGCCGTCGCCACCGCGCTCGGCGCTGAGAAATTGATGTATCTCAGCGACGTGAACGGTGTGCGGTTAAAGAAAGACGATCCCCACACACTGATCCATTCGCTCACCGCCATGCAAGCTCGAAAGCTAATTCAAGATGGCGTGATCGAAAGCGGAATGATTCCCAAAGTCGAAGCCTGCCTCGACACACTCGATCAAGGAGTCCGAAAAGTCCACATCATCGACGGCCGAGTTCGCCACTCGCTGCTGCTCGAAATTTATACGAACAAAGGTGTTGGAACCGAAATGCTGCGCGACGAATAATGCTCATTCCCATGCAGAGCGTAGAGCTTGGGAACGAGCAATCAACCGCGAATCACCGCTGAAATCACAATGTCCCTGCATCTTTCCTGAACCCTAAACCCTTCCGCCCATGCCTGCCACCGCCACCCTTTCCTCTGCCGACACGCTCGACCTGTTCCGCCAATTTGTCGTGCCCAATTACACGCGGTTTCCCGTGTCGCTGGTGCGCGGCGAAGGCTCTTATGTGTGGGACGCTGAGGGAAATCGTTATCTCGATTTTTTTCCCGGCTGGGGCTGCAATTTGCTCGGTCATTGCCCGCCGGCCGTGGTCGAAGCCGTGCAGGAACAAGTAGCGACGCTGATTCATGTGCCGAACACCTGGCATACGCCGTGGCAAGGGCAATGGGCGCAAGCCCTATCGGAACGCAGTTTCGGCGGGCAAGCCTTTTTTTGCAATTCGGGGGCTGAAGCAAATGAAGCCGCGATCAAGCTCGCTCGGCTGCATACGCCCAAGGAACGCTACAAGATCATCACCTTTCAAGGAGGCTTTCACGGCCGAACTC encodes:
- a CDS encoding sigma-70 family RNA polymerase sigma factor, producing the protein MAISESSAQRYTLHDPDVRLMLEVRDDKAAAFDELVLRYQNRLVTVLEHLVGRRDLAEDLTQDVFLRVYRSRKRYVPGAQFSTWLFTIANNVASNALRSQARRHEVHWKGKTGDSTGAFGLEQMAVAASAFMPGRQLDKAEMREIVREAVGTLNERQRMAVLLSKFENMNYDDIAEAMKMTPQAVKSLLSRARGNLRAVLEPYLERGEKL
- the argB gene encoding acetylglutamate kinase produces the protein MEKADVLIEALGWIRRFRDKVTVIKLGGSVMEDERALYHLLIDIVFMETVGMRPVVVHGGGAKIDRAMAEAGLTPRKIQGRRYTDDATLAIVEQVLAYETCENIAAKIEEFGGRAMPLNFRSTNVLFGERLTIKDAEGHDIDLGHVGTVTRVDRTTIENLCYAGQVPVIPSMCLGINGEKFNVNADTAATAVATALGAEKLMYLSDVNGVRLKKDDPHTLIHSLTAMQARKLIQDGVIESGMIPKVEACLDTLDQGVRKVHIIDGRVRHSLLLEIYTNKGVGTEMLRDE